AATGGTGTCGCTTTTTACCAAGCGGGCATTTCGCTTTTCGAGTCAAAATCCTGTCGAGGCGAGTGTTCTTCTGGTACTCGGGATGGCCACGATGCTCCTCGCCGTCGCGTGGCTTTAGGTTGTCATCTTTGCCTCAGTCCCGTTTAACTCTCATCGTTCGCAGAGGTGTTTCAAGCCGAAAATCAGACAACGATCGACACAGTAATATCGATCTCAAAGAGTCTCTCCAGCGAATGCCGCGTGTGGATCTTTTGTCGCAGAAAGATCCACCGCGGTCTTTTGGTGGTTGGCTCGACCAAGGACGCTTTGGGCTTGAGCGTCCAAGTGCTGCGTGATCAATCTTTCTCGACGGAAGTTTCCCAGCCTTCGTACTTGCCTTCTAACGCGTTGGCCAATTTCAGTAGCTCGTTTGTGACGTCGTTGATTGAATTCCAGTCGACGTAATCAGTACGCTCAAAACGGACGCAATACGGATATGGGGCTTCTAGCGTTTCAGTTGTAAGCTCGTGATTAGGTTGAAAGCCTCGCTGGCGAATCGCGTCGATAAACTTGGCTCGTGAAAGTTCGCCGGTGAAGTGAGCCCAATGGAAGACGAGCCGTTCCTTCTCAAGCTTGTCCCCTTCGTCACTCAGTAATTGCACGACCTGACGGTTCTTCATTATTTGCAGATCGTAGGCCGTTGGGTACATAAACTTCAGATAATGTTCCCATTGCGGGTCTTGCTTGGAATCGCACGCCCAATGATGCGTCCCAATCGATGTCATCACCTGCTCGACATTTTCTTGGAAACCTCGTGCCGACCGAGCGTAGAAATAGAGTTCGCGTCGTCCTTCGCGTGCGACACAACCAACATGCAGAGCACGGACTTCGCTGCTAATCGCGTCGGTCAAAGCATCTTCGATCGCATGGATCGATTCGTATTCGTCGTCGGTGATCATGCCGTGACCGTCAGGGGAATTCAGCTTGATCCATACCGAGAGAAGACAGTGACGATCCGAGTCAGGGGCCTTGTTGGCGATACCAATATCAAGCAGTACCGAGACGAACTGATGATTGATCGTGGTGAAGTAGACATCCCAATTGTCTGACATACCGCAGTCCCTACGAACGTGAAACAAAAGAGTCTGTGTCGCCAATATATCGGGTGATTACACCATGCTCCAACGTTTTCGTAGATACCATTCCCAGCCGAGAAGACCCACAATTAAGATCAGGTTTATCCAACTATCGCGATTCGACTCAGGCCAGGTCCACTTCGTTTGCACTTCGATCTCGGTTTCCGGTGGACGGTTCTTGATCTCGTCGAGAAGTTGTGGAAGTTCTTCTGGAGTCCAAGTTCGTCCACCGTATTCCTGGGTGATTGCCGACAAAGCGGAAAGCTGCGAAGGTCTAGCCGATGGGTCGGCGAGTTCCAAATCTTGATCGAAAACAAAGAAGCGGCCTTGGCCAGTACCAACTGTCGTACCCTCTTGGCTGGCGGTCACCTCAATGGTGTAGTCCCCTGTGGTTTCGCCCGCATCGAAGCTACCTTCGATCACGTTCTCGCCTGGCAAAGTGCGCAGCGGCGTACGGCTGCCGTCTGGGCCGATCAGGAAGGTCTCGAACGTGACGTTACGAAGCGGATCACCGCTTTGTGAATTGGCACCAGCGGTGAATCGTATTGGTGCCCCTGGGACAAATCTTCGCTGCCCAAGCTGCACCCAGACATCACGAGTCTCGAGGCCATCCTTTTTAGCGAGCCACAGGATAATCTGTCGCCAGAAGCGTTTGTGAATCGCTTCCTTACCAGCGAATCCCCATTGCCAAGTGCTGTCTGCGAGGAAAGCCAACGTACGACCGAGTCCATATTCGCCGGCAACCAACAGGGGATCATCGTTTTGCGATTCAAAAATGATCATGCCACGTGGCTTGGGCCTGACAATTTTGTTCGCTCCCTTCAAACTCGGCACGACATCCAATGCTGGGCTGCTGTCGGCATCGGTGCCAAGTGAAGAAAGGAAATGATTTTGCGAGGCGACGATCTGTAGTGGGCCTTGGATATGCATATCCGTGCGAATCTCAGCGCCGAGATCTTGTCGATCGAAACGACTCATCTCAACCGGTAAGACCTTCTGCAAAATCGTCGTTTGGTAGCCGCCAGCTCCAAACGAGTTGAAGCCGCCCAGCATGATCAACCCTTTTCCATCCTCAACTTCCTTGGCAATCGCGTCGAGCGTTCCCTCAGTGAGGGCGGACGAGTCGAGATCGCCAATGATGAAGACATCGTACTTCTCCGCTTGGAGATCTTCGGTCAAGTCAATTGGCCATGCATCGCGGCGACGGCGATCAATCCAGCGGAAATCGAGTTCCATATCGGCGGACGAAGCAACAACGCGGCGGATTCCCATTTGTTCTGGGCGATCAACCGTGCGTCCTTCGAGATATAGGATTTTGAGGCCGCCATCTAGAACATTCAGGTATGCGCTCAGGCTGTTGTTCTTCGTGACAA
The genomic region above belongs to Blastopirellula marina and contains:
- a CDS encoding DUF695 domain-containing protein, with product MSDNWDVYFTTINHQFVSVLLDIGIANKAPDSDRHCLLSVWIKLNSPDGHGMITDDEYESIHAIEDALTDAISSEVRALHVGCVAREGRRELYFYARSARGFQENVEQVMTSIGTHHWACDSKQDPQWEHYLKFMYPTAYDLQIMKNRQVVQLLSDEGDKLEKERLVFHWAHFTGELSRAKFIDAIRQRGFQPNHELTTETLEAPYPYCVRFERTDYVDWNSINDVTNELLKLANALEGKYEGWETSVEKD
- a CDS encoding glutamine amidotransferase yields the protein MSYWYLQPLGESYFLVGILVFALVALLGIRPQFQGLTTKRHWALTGIRFAIIFLIALTLLRPTWVRSVKETQASLLILLFDSSRSMTVPDAGDGTTRWEAQKQTLKSLEPQLSGLGENLEVAVYQFDEEAKRLDFTNGRFPFPDQPDGRFTDIGSSLATVMQQNIGKKIAGVLLLSDGAQRVYTPQVEMQQAARDLARLETPLHTVPYGKAIDPAQARDVAVETLSDHYTVFVKNELTVKTSIRVQGMANLPIPVQLVLEDAKGQKTIVETKDASTPNVQEVVDVSFQFVPQTAGQYKLSVVVPDQDGELVTKNNSLSAYLNVLDGGLKILYLEGRTVDRPEQMGIRRVVASSADMELDFRWIDRRRRDAWPIDLTEDLQAEKYDVFIIGDLDSSALTEGTLDAIAKEVEDGKGLIMLGGFNSFGAGGYQTTILQKVLPVEMSRFDRQDLGAEIRTDMHIQGPLQIVASQNHFLSSLGTDADSSPALDVVPSLKGANKIVRPKPRGMIIFESQNDDPLLVAGEYGLGRTLAFLADSTWQWGFAGKEAIHKRFWRQIILWLAKKDGLETRDVWVQLGQRRFVPGAPIRFTAGANSQSGDPLRNVTFETFLIGPDGSRTPLRTLPGENVIEGSFDAGETTGDYTIEVTASQEGTTVGTGQGRFFVFDQDLELADPSARPSQLSALSAITQEYGGRTWTPEELPQLLDEIKNRPPETEIEVQTKWTWPESNRDSWINLILIVGLLGWEWYLRKRWSMV